A genomic segment from Drosophila miranda strain MSH22 chromosome 3, D.miranda_PacBio2.1, whole genome shotgun sequence encodes:
- the LOC108158298 gene encoding cuticle protein 16.5, which translates to MKFLICLALFIAAAQAHVVAPAVATYAAAPALTYAAAPGLAYAAPVTTYSAAYPRAYSAYAPSVYSSAYLGSPSVYSAYAAPVTTYAAGPAVVSTLLKK; encoded by the exons ATGAAG TTCCTCATCTGCTTGGCTCTCTTCATCGCCGCCGCCCAGGCTCATGTTGTGGCTCCCGCTGTGGCCACCTATGCGGCTGCTCCGGCCCTGACCTACGCCGCAGCCCCAGGCCTGGCCTATGCCGCTCCGGTGACCACCTACTCCGCCGCCTATCCACGTGCCTACTCCGCCTACGCTCCTTCGGTCTACTCCTCCGCATATCTGGGATCGCCCTCAGTCTATTCGGCCTACGCCGCACCCGTCACCACCTATGCCGCTGGCCCCGCTGTGGTCTCCACCTTGCTGAAGAAGTAA
- the LOC108159179 gene encoding uncharacterized protein LOC108159179, which translates to MDRDSFSSVLTGQRQAPLALLLAVATAALMLFQDAVEAEQHPATADEGPLSEVLTAVGSEVALPCDLLPGTMIADKVQLVIWYRQGNVKPIYTFDARGRPLHQAIPWADDTVFNKKAHFHYDTNPPALRIKNIQTVDAGLYKCRVDFHKSPTRNWRINVTVLVPPTQLTILDHHGAEIRDQTAGPYLEGDSIDLTCLSSGGVPPPRVSWWREHALIDDSFQVLPDGSVRNVLRLKNIQRKDLLTMYTCQATNGHVVPALSKKVILDLNLPPLNLLLQGLNHAVVAGTRTHVTCTAIGARPPPHIIWSKAGQILKGATQSTSADGNTTISELMLIPVPEDNERQVVCSISLSAGITSQQLQEGHTTVMTTLGNGNTGLYLKDSRMLNVTHAPIVNLNLGAPLDPNNLLKGSDVYLECDVKANPAITRVEWYHSDKQLHSSRGIIISNQTLVLQGISKSSHGQYFCRASNLQGSVSSNEVYLDVKYPPVCKSDSTIIRAALKQTINITCEVDANPLDNLNYKWHFNNSLESLIELPQLGPVLLSLKSPSGSGPGSGSDLGGYYQRSKRKHTHGLQRGLLHGRHGRTASIVDMSAVRFEDEDYPAVGHEMDGYQDYGEETPYTQMVYSNMVHKNHVENKQPQRKQLPQLQGQSSSGPGGSSDSHSPGHHASSSASSASIQMMERKRLAALHKQQHHRQAMTMPTTTTAPPLNNVYSYHVESYESFGAISCVASSPMGHSQPCWYHIQPADLPEPVKNCTAFNATANSLQIQCTPGYDGGIPQYFHVQIYDELNRQILYNASYKYPEFTVKRLPSDSVFVIRVTAVNAQGPSKVAHRLRGRTLSAPLLRTASSTAVLVQLTPLLGALVGVIATLILVAICVVIFIKFRSKRGRRHGNGGDATTTEADKGSAEPLSRNMGSHSSLEDKNPDVVPQEATSEDEFHQEEKAFDRLNMESQRILYTPPTRINTASPPPPSLSPTFGKQYGELSLTTNPAFSLYNTPQRAPAAQRPVYTAPPPLLSTRTPPNIYTRIPGRGVGGGGGMPGGVGATSYHLPAYETRTSPTSPYGSTTTCTMPLLGGQSNGSLQTNSSGGGGGGAGVGGASACNTLPHPGSLHTSGISAALTSSVTSGNITIGAAQSLLTSPRSQTAYTTLGGGVAPAVCVQSPLLLAGGGNYETVSS; encoded by the exons GACCCCTATCGGAGGTACTCACTGCCGTGGGCTCGGAGGTGGCGCTACCCTGCGATCTGCTGCCGGGGACAATGATTGCGGACAAGGTCCAATTGGTCATCTGGTATCGTCAGGGCAATGTGAAGCCCATCTATAC CTTTGATGCCCGCGGACGACCCCTGCATCAGGCCATACCCTGGGCTGATGACACGGTGTTCAACAAGAAGGCCCACTTCCACTACGACACAAATCCGCCCGCACTGCGCATCAAGAATATCCAGACTGTGGACGCGGGTCTCTACAAGTGCCGCGTGGACTTTCACAAGTCACCAACACGGAATTGGCGCATCAATGTGACAGTTCTAG TGCCACCCACACAGCTAACGATACTGGATCATCACGGGGCCGAGATACGCGACCAGACAGCGGGGCCCTACCTCGAGGGCGATAGCATCGACTTGACGTGTCTGTCGAGCGGTGGAGTGCCACCGCCGAGGGTCTCGTGGTGGCGCGAACATGCCCTCATCGACGACTCCTTTCAGGTGCTGCCCGACGGCTCGGTGCGCAATGTCCTGCGCCTGAAGAACATCCAGCGGAAGGATCTATTGACG ATGTACACCTGCCAGGCCACCAATGGGCATGTGGTGCCGGCCCTCTCGAAGAAAGTAATCCTCGACTTGAATC TTCCTCCGCTCAATCTGCTGCTGCAGGGTCTCAATCATGCAGTGGTGGCTGGCACTCGCACCCACGTCACCTGCACTGCCATCGGTGCTCGTCCACCGCCGCACATCATTTGGTCGAAGGCTGGACAGATCCTAAAAGGAGCCACGCAATCT ACCTCTGCTGATGGGAATACCACAATTTCGGAGCTAATGCTTATACCCGTACCGGAGGACAATGAACGGCAGGTGGTCTGCTCCATCTCCCTGAGTGCGGGCATTACGTCGCAGCAGCTCCAAGAGGGTCACACCACGGTGATGACCACGCTGGGCAATGGCAACACGGGTCTCTACCTCAAGGACTCGCGCATGCTGAACGTGACAC ATGCACCCATTGTCAACCTGAATCTGGGAGCTCCTCTGGATCCGAATAATCTGCTTAAGGGATCGGATGTCTATTTGGAGTGCGATGTGAAGGCCAATCCGGCGATAACGCGTGTGGAGTGGTATCACAGT GACAAGCAACTGCACTCGTCGCGCGGGATAATCATCTCCAACCAGACGCTGGTGCTGCAGGGCATCTCAAAGTCCTCGCACGGCCAGTACTTCTGTCGGGCCAGCAACCTCCAGGGCAGCGTGTCCAGCAACGAGGTTTACTTGGACGTGAAGT ATCCACCCGTGTGCAAGTCGGACTCCACGATTATACGTGCAGCACTCAAGCAGACAATCAACATCACCTGCGAGGTGGACGCGAATCCACTCGATAATCTAAATTACAAGTGGCACTTCAACAACTCGCTGGAGAGTCTCATCGAGCTGCCGCAGCTCGGACCGGTCCTGCTGTCGCTGAAATCGCCTTCCGGCTCCGGACCTGGCTCCGGCTCGGACCTGGGCGGATATTATCAGCGCAGCAAGAGGAAGCACACACACGGACTGCAACGGGGACTGCTGCATGGCCGGCACGGACGCACGGCCAGCATTGTGGACATGTCGGCCGTTCGCTTCGAGGACGAGGACTATCCGGCGGTGGGGCACGAGATGGACGGCTATCAGGACTATGGCGAGGAGACGCCCTACACGCAAATGGTCTACTCCAACATGGTGCACAAGAACCATGTGGAGAACAAACAGCCCCAGCGGAAACAGCTGCCCCAGCTGCAAGGCCAGTCGTCGAGTGGCCCTGGAGGCAGCAGCGACTCCCACAGCCCTGGCCATCACGCATCCAGCTCTGCCTCGTCCGCCTCCATCCAAATGATGGAGCGCAAGCGGCTGGCCGCACTGcacaagcagcagcatcatcgcCAGGCCATGACCATGCCCACCACAACTACGGCGCCCCCGCTGAACAACGTGTACAGCTACCACGTGGAGAGCTACGAGAGCTTCGGCGCCATTTCCTGCGTGGCCAGCAGCCCGATGGGCCACAGCCAGCCCTGCTGGTACCACATCCAGCCGGCAG ACCTACCCGAACCGGTGAAGAACTGCACGGCCTTCAATGCCACTGCCAACTCCTTGCAAATCCAGTGCACACCCGGCTACGATGGCGGCATACCGCAGTACTTCCATGTGCAGATCTACGACGAACTGAATCGCCAGATACTCTACAACGCCTCGTACAAGTATCCGGAGTTCACGGTGAAGCGTTTGCCGAGCGATTCCGTGTTTGTCATTCGAGTGACGGCCGTGAACGCGCAGGGGCCCAGCAAGGTGGCCCACCGATTGAGGGGCCGGACGCTTTCAGCGCCTTTGTTGCGAACAG CCTCATCGACGGCGGTGCTAGTACAATTGACGCCGCTTCTGGGCGCCTTAGTTGGCGTCATCGCCACGTTGATTCTGGTCGCCATTTGTGTGGTGATCTTTATCAAATTCCGCAGCAAGCGAGGTCGCCGGCACGGCAATGGCGGGGATGCCACCACCACCGAGGCGGACAAGGGCAGCGCCGAGCCGCTATCCCGCAATATGGGTAGCCATTCCAGCCTGGAGGACAAAAATCCGGATGTGGTGCCGCAGGAGGCGACAAGCGAGGATGAGTTCCACCAGGAGGAGAAGGCCTTCGACCGATTGAATATGGAATCACAGCGAATTTTGTATACGCCACCGACGCGCATTAACACCGCCTCGCCGCCGCCACCATCGCTGTCGCCCACCTTCGGGAAGCAG TACGGTGAACTGTCGCTAACAACGAACCCCGCCTTCAGCCTGTACAACACCCCGCAACGTGCCCCGGCCGCCCAGCGTCCCGTCTACACCGCCCCGCCGCCGCTGCTCTCCACCCGCACCCCGCCGAATATCTACACCCGTATTCCGGGCCGGGGAGtcggcggtggtggtggcatGCCCGGAGGAGTGGGTGCCACCAGCTATCATCTGCCGGCCTATGAGACGCGCACCTCTCCCACCTCGCCCTACGGCTCCACGACCACTTGCACCATGCCCCTGCTCGGCGGCCAGTCCAACGGTTCGCTGCAGAccaacagcagcggcggcggcggcggcggcgctGGCGTGGGCGGGGCGAGTGCCTGCAACACGCTGCCCCATCCGGGCAGCCTCCACACGAGCGGCATCTCGGCGGCGCTGACCAGCTCGGTGACCAGCGGCAACATCACCATCGGCGCCGCCCAATCGCTGCTGACGTCGCCCCGCTCCCAGACCGCCTACACCACGCTGGGTGGTGGTGTGGCACCTGCAGTGTGCGTGCAGTCGCCACTGCTGCTGGCCGGCGGGGGGAACTACGAGACGGTGAGCTCCTGA
- the LOC108158382 gene encoding uncharacterized protein LOC108158382, with the protein MGGSGPVLNERFEGTAKRSSSMASNESLTDLAASEEERAHNNLMMIIATLTWVLLSIITLFIYCCNYWQVLRSRPRRHQRESESEVQQNTLLSLDN; encoded by the exons ATGGGTGGAAGTGGCCCAGTCCTCAACGAACGGTTCGAGGGAACAGCAAAGCGTTCCAGTTCGATGGCCAGCAATGAAAGTCTCACAGATCTTGCAG CATCAGAGGAGGAAAGGGCCCACAACAACTTGATGATGATCATTGCCACCTTGACCTGGGTGCTGCTCAGCATTATAA CTCTGTTCATTTACTGCTGCAACTATTGGCAGGTGCTCAGGTCGAGGCCGCGTCGCCACCAGAGAGAGTCGGAATCTGAAGTCCAACAAAACACCCTGCTCTCATTGGATAATTAG
- the LOC108158325 gene encoding uncharacterized protein LOC108158325 isoform X1, which yields MEYFKRISSMLSYCLDYILFNGWLAVFGNKLEDHHKRSNCNKRHCKNCRVLRVVKRIKRAKFHVILTILTISHKTLCKALMEARLRGVHVHIATPKQMLSARDLVIKQLMMYIHSKDHSEVPIIKCAFLDGNRLILRMDDEFLLIMQRLLMHESLFSYFWYFGYLWHGEYFENMDIPSAA from the exons ATGGAATACTTTAAACGCATTTCTTCAATGCTGTCTTATTG CCTAGATTACATACTGTTCAACGGCTGGCTGGCAGTTTTCGGGAACAAGCTGGAAGACCACCACAAACGTTCGAATTGCAATAAAAGGCACTGCAAGAACTGCCGGGTACTGCGTGTAGTGAAGAGGATTAAGAGGGCCAAGTTCCATGTCATTTTGACAATTCTGACCATCTCGCATAAGACTCTGTGCAAGGCCCTTATGGAGGCTCGTCTTCGGGGCGTTCATGTGCACATCGCAACGCCCAAGCAGATGCTCTCGGCCCGGGACCTGGTGATAAAGCAACTCATGATGTATATCCACTCCAAAGATCACAGTGAGGTTCCCATCATCAAGTGCGCCTTTCTCGACGGCAATCGGCTCATTTTGCGTATGGATGACGAATTTCTATTGATCATGCAGCGCCTGCTGATGCATGAGAGTTTATTCAGTTATTTTTGGTACTTTGGGTATCTGTGGCATGGTGAATACTTCGAAAATATGGATATACCGTCTGCAGCTTAA
- the LOC108158325 gene encoding uncharacterized protein LOC108158325 isoform X2 has translation MEARLRGVHVHIATPKQMLSARDLVIKQLMMYIHSKDHSEVPIIKCAFLDGNRLILRMDDEFLLIMQRLLMHESLFSYFWYFGYLWHGEYFENMDIPSAA, from the coding sequence ATGGAGGCTCGTCTTCGGGGCGTTCATGTGCACATCGCAACGCCCAAGCAGATGCTCTCGGCCCGGGACCTGGTGATAAAGCAACTCATGATGTATATCCACTCCAAAGATCACAGTGAGGTTCCCATCATCAAGTGCGCCTTTCTCGACGGCAATCGGCTCATTTTGCGTATGGATGACGAATTTCTATTGATCATGCAGCGCCTGCTGATGCATGAGAGTTTATTCAGTTATTTTTGGTACTTTGGGTATCTGTGGCATGGTGAATACTTCGAAAATATGGATATACCGTCTGCAGCTTAA